A section of the Telopea speciosissima isolate NSW1024214 ecotype Mountain lineage chromosome 3, Tspe_v1, whole genome shotgun sequence genome encodes:
- the LOC122655733 gene encoding cytochrome c1-2, heme protein, mitochondrial yields MAAGRAIKQLLKGKFQSQYTAPPALSSLISKQDQDGCGPAGMKSLRAIALLGAGVSGLLSFSMVASADEAEHGLECPSYPWPHKGILSSYDHASIRRGHQVYQQVCASCHSMSLISYRDLVGVAYTEEETKAMAAEIEVVDGPNDEGEMFTRPGKLSDRFPQPYANEQAARFANGGAYPPDLSLVTKARHNGQNYVFALLTGYRDPPAGVSIREGLHYNPYFPGGAIAMPKMLIDGAVEYEDGTPASESQMGKDVVTFLSWAAEPEMEERKLMGFKWIFVLSLALLQAGYYRRLKWSVVKSRKLVLDVVN; encoded by the exons ATGGCTGCGGGAAGAGCGATTAAGCAGTTATTGAAGGGGAAGTTTCAGTCCCAATATACT GCCCCTCCAGCATTGTCATCCCTTATTTCAAAGCAGGATCAAGATGGATGTGGACCTGCTGGCATGAAGTCCCTTAGAGCAATTGCACTCCTTGGAGCCGGTGTTTCTGGGCTCTTGAGTTTTTCAATGGTAGCGTCTGCTGATGAGGCAGAGCATGGGTTAGAGTGTCCAAGCTACCCCTGGCCTCATAAAGGCATTCTCAGTTCATACGACCATGCATC GATCCGTCGTGGTCACCAGGTGTACCAACAAGTTTGTGCATCTTGCCATTCAATGTCTCTAATTTCATACCGTGATCTTGTGGGAGTGGCATATACAGAAGAGGAAACCAAAGCTATGGCTGCTGAGATTGAGGTGGTTGACGGACCTAATGATGAGGGTGAAATGTTCACTCGCCCTGGTAAGCTGAGTGACCGTTTCCCTCAGCCATATGCAAATGAACAAGCAGCAAGGTTTGCTAATGGTGGGGCTTATCCCCCAGATCTGAGTCTTGTCACCAAG GCTCGCCACAATGGTCAGAACTATGTATTTGCTCTCCTAACTGGCTACCGTGATCCTCCCGCTGGTGTTTCG ATTCGAGAAGGGCTACACTACAATCCGTACTTTCCTGGTGGGGCAATAGCTATGCCCAAAATGTTGATTGATGGTGCTGTTGAGTACGAGGATGGTACCCCTGCAAGTGAATCTCAG ATGGGGAAAGATGTTGTCACATTCTTATCCTGGGCAGCGGaaccagaaatggaagagaggaaacTG ATGGGATTCAAATGGATATTTGTACTGTCACTTGCACTTCTCCAAGCTGGTTATTACCGTCGATTGAAGTGGTCCGTTGTGAAGTCTCGCAAGTTGGTCCTTGATGTTGTCAACTGA